In Halarcobacter bivalviorum, a genomic segment contains:
- a CDS encoding AAA family ATPase — protein sequence MFNSISAQASKLVSLTKSKSVVSKTKLLTITSGKGGVGKSTFTANMAYLLARRGFKVAVIDADIGLANMQVLFDIKPRYSLFDYIEGRNTIEEVISPTAYENISLIAGKSGYQYSSLKTSLVLTRIVDDVKSLNNFDYIIIDTGAGLNEYVQEFLSISDNILALTTTDPSALTDVYALIKMLSKDKEKLLICFNHTKNYNIGETISKSLVNLAKKNRLNSNFMVKYIGNVSTSANISTTSRLRKLFVQEFTHDEITLQLQKIIDILLKEIK from the coding sequence TTGTTTAATTCAATCTCTGCACAAGCTAGTAAACTTGTAAGTTTAACTAAAAGTAAATCAGTTGTCTCAAAAACCAAACTATTAACAATTACCTCTGGAAAAGGTGGTGTTGGAAAATCAACTTTTACTGCAAATATGGCATATCTTCTTGCAAGAAGAGGTTTTAAAGTTGCAGTAATTGATGCTGATATTGGTCTTGCAAATATGCAAGTTCTTTTTGATATAAAGCCAAGATATTCATTATTTGATTATATTGAGGGACGAAATACTATAGAAGAGGTAATCTCTCCTACTGCATATGAAAATATATCTTTAATTGCTGGAAAAAGTGGATATCAATATTCAAGTTTAAAAACATCATTAGTTCTAACAAGAATTGTTGATGATGTAAAAAGTTTAAACAATTTTGATTATATTATTATTGATACAGGAGCTGGATTAAACGAATATGTTCAAGAATTCTTATCAATATCTGATAATATCTTAGCTTTAACCACAACTGATCCTTCAGCCTTAACAGACGTTTATGCCTTAATAAAAATGTTATCAAAAGATAAAGAAAAATTGCTAATATGTTTTAATCATACAAAAAATTATAATATTGGTGAAACAATTTCCAAATCTTTAGTAAATTTAGCTAAAAAAAATAGGTTAAATTCAAATTTTATGGTAAAATATATAGGAAATGTGTCGACATCTGCAAATATTTCAACAACATCAAGGTTAAGAAAACTATTTGTGCAAGAGTTTACTCACGATGAAATAACTCTTCAATTGCAAAAAATTATTGATATATTATTAAAAGAGATAAAGTAG